AAGTCAGTAATATAGTTTTTTGGATTCTCTTTCCCTATGATGGTTTCTTCATCTTGTTCAAGTTAGAAGATCGTTTTCCTCCTATGCTTTTCATTAGCAATGAGATGTGTTATTATCATCTTCTTGAACATGTTTTACATTCGCTTGTTGCGCCCATTTCACCTTTTCATCTCTACGGAGTTGCAAGACCTTCTCAGTTGCATCCCTCGTAGAATCTCTCTCTGAATCGCTAAGAAATATAGATGTATTCATATGCGTGATCTAGCCCAATTTGTTTTCGTTAACATTCATTTAGTAGTTCTGTAAAATCATATAAGCAAATGCAGCATTTGACACCAATAAGTCATAAATGATTGAAACGATCTCCTGACAAAAACAAATACTCTTTATACTTTATTCATGCAGAAAGTTAAGTTTCATAATAAACTACAAATACATTTCCAGGGTCCCCAACTCTTATCTTACACACAGTTCAGAAATAAACTCTTGTCTTACACAAGCATACAAGCGGAAGACTTTAAGATGTATCAGCGACAAAGTCTTCTATCACAGTCCGTACAGCAATAGGAATTCTCACCGAGTGCGCACTTTGGTCGGACCATGTCAAACTTCCAAATGTATACCCACCTTGCACTCTCTGCTTCACCGTAAACGTTATCTTAAATGCCACACTTTTGTTACCACCGGTAGTGAAACTGATAACCGATGGCTCCACGGAAACATCTACCCCTGCGGGAGCTTCAACATCTGCTTGGTAGGTTGCTTCAACTGGTCCCACATTCGTGATTGTGCGCCACACAGTGACCTGGTTCTTGAGGTTCGGCACGGCAACCGATGGGAGATTAAGAGCAGGTTGGTAGGACTCGCAGTCATCTAACGACGCCATGATGCAATTGAAGAGGTTGTTGTACTCCATTGCATCCATGTCGTAAACCAAGCCTGGGTCAACAGCCTTGTCCGGGTTCATGTGGCCACCGCCAAAGTCGAACGGATCAGCcagtttcctcggaaccccatctGCTTGGATCGGCATACCAAAACGATCGGTCACGGAGGCTGCAAATGTATTCCAAAATTATATTCTAAGTTAGTCATAGCTTACAATGACTTATTTGGCGGAAAACTTTTTCTACGTTCTTGGTGAGCATACCTGTGGTGACAATGGCAGACTTGATCATAGCAGGCGACCACTGAGGGTGAACCGACTTGAGCAGCGCAGTGACCGCTGAGACATGCGGGCATGCCATGGATGTTCCGGAGTCAAACGCGTAGGAGTCGCGCTGGGCTGCCAAGATGCTGACCCCGGGTGCAGTCACGTCGGGCTGTACAGACATATATATGCAGGTATTAGGGGTTACACAACGCCCCCAAGTAGACTGTTTGCGGATATTATGGTATGCTGTATATTTTCCCAATAAAGATACTGATATATACTTTGAGTATGCCGGGGAAGTGAGTGCTTGGCCCTCTCGACGAGAAAGAGGCGACCCTGGGTGACAACACCCCGTTTCCAACAACCGTTGCCGTAGGCGAGACCTTCATCCCCGGACTCCTGGCATGCCACGGGAAGAAATATATGAGAACTCAGGGAAAGAAAGGGAGAAAATTAAAACACTTTCTTTCTGTCCTGGCGCTCTTACCTTGCCACTTGGATATACGTTGAGATTCTCTGTGCAATCTCAAAATCCACCACTACGCAGGGCATAATGCCATCGCACCTAGCCAGGATTTCGAGGATGTTGATAGTGTACTGTGCGAAGATAAGACCATTCGCGCCAGCCTTGATGGCAAGGTTTATGGCCTCTGGAAGTGCTTCCCTGGGCGGCGTGTCTTTCGCATCCGCTGGTGCATAGCACAGGATAATTTTGCCGGTGATGTTGATCGACGCCACTGATTCTGCGTTGCAGCTACACAAAAGTTTTAAGTTGCATATAGTGTTGAGTCGTGATTAACTGCAAAAATAAACATGTGACCAGTGACTGCCTTATTTTGTTACCTCCCGCCATCTACAAGATCCTTAAAGTCGCTGCTGATCACAGATGCATTGTAGAGAAGAGATTGCCCCTTCATTTCCAAATCAAGCAGATAAGTGAAGGAGATAAGTGAAGGAGCGACTAATTAAAGGAACTGAGGAAAGCTTTAGGGACGAGCTATACATTCTTATCGTTAGTTTCAACGACCTCAGTCGAATAGGTTATATTTTTGTAAAGATTATATGATTGATTATCCCTATGCACTCATGATCAAAGTTGATTTTCCCTTTTCAACTATTGATCTCACATTAAAAAAATACTTGAAGATTGTTTGTACTTACCACGAGTTTTTCTTTGTTCCCGAGCGATATCAGGGTGGGGAAAGCCCGGTCAATCGTGCTAGCGGCAACTGTCGTGACCCATGGTACAGAGTTTGACAACGTCTGCGGCACAGGCCCATCGTTCCCAGCGGCGAACACAATAGAGATCCCTCTCTGCACAGCATGCAACGTAAAGTAGAACTCGTGACCGGCCCCTCCTATCGAGATTGATAGGATGTCCAcgccatcatgtatggcatcgtcGATGGCCGCAAGGATCGCTGCGCCAGGGCAACTTGCACCCAACCAGCACACCTTGTAGATACCAAGCCGCGCATGCGGCGCCCCACCACGTGCCATGCCGGTGCCTAAGCCCCCATAGCTCACGCCTTGCACCTCCACGCCTGCGATCGTCGAGGCGACGTGTGTGCCATGTCCGCTTTGGTCCCTAGGTGATTTATAGTCGCTCTTGAGCACCTTGATGCCACGGCCATACCACCGCGCGCCGATGATCTTCCGGTTGCAACTTGTGGTGTTGAAATCCTGGCCGGTCTGGCATTTCCCTTTCCACCGTGCTGGCACGGGGCCATAACCGTTGTCGTCAAAGCTTCGTGATTCCGGCCATATGCCTGTTGTAACACGATCATATGATGTGCATGGGGTCAATTGTTGCCCAATCTTCAGGTTTTTTTTTTCATGTTATGGATTTAAGCTTAAGGTGGGATTGCAAACCTGAATCGATCACGCCGATGATTACATCTTCACCGTATTTTGCTTTTTGGAGGAGGCCTGGTTGCTGTGGTGGTTGATTATATTCAAGGCCAAGGAAGTCCCAGCTCCGAGTTGTGTGTAGTTTGTGAAAGGTATTAGGCTTCACACTGACAACATCAGGGAACTCTACATTCGGAGGTATAGGTTATATACGTGCATGTAATACATAAGTATGCCATCTGAAGATCGACACTACTTACTTGCTAGTGCCTCAGCTTGAGATTCAGTGAGCATTGCGGCGAACCCTGAAAACCCGTGCTTGTAGCTGTAAACTATCGACTTCAGGGCTTCATCCTTGCTGTtgccaaataaaacaaaaatgttaGCAACCACTTGTGCTTCGTGGTAACAATATGTAACGTGAATTACTCGAGGCTAGTACCTCCCATGAAGAGAGGTTAGTAGGTCGTGGTGCGACGAGGTGACCACAGATGGATCATCATGTTTCTTGTCCCCCATATACACTATGTACAGCTGACATAGCGGTCGAGAAGAACTTAAAAGTATCAGAACAAGACGATTTAATGAAGAAACGATACAAAGTTAACCTATAAAAAAAGGGATCGAAAGTATATCTAACTTTGCTCGACCCATTAGCTGAAAGAGGCAGCAGCGTCACCAGTAGCACAGCACAGCAGAATCCTGTTCTCAAGCCCATGTCTGGTTTGGAGAAGAGGGCTGTGTTCTTGTGTTATGTCGTCTATGTGTACGGTATCTATATATAGTAGCCAGGAGCAACCATGTTGTGCAAGAGCAGTTGACACAATTGAGAAATAAAGACTAGATCAATGTCTTAGGGGAAGCAACACCATGCCTTTTCTTTCGAGGAAGAAGTAACTTGATTGGATCTGGTCGGCCTCAATTAAGAAACTAGTGCCAAAGCGGGTATAGAAATCTTTAGTATTCTGTTTTCTGATGTAATGTGATGGTCGACTTCCAGAGAAGGGTTCGATCTGTGCTCACCGGGCTTGGATGCCTTGCCATGACCTCCTTCATAATCATAGACTATCCTCGAAATAGGCTCttcgccccgctttataaataaagccgcaACGGCCGAACCGATACAAGGTGGAGAGGAGAACCTCTTACAAAGCAGATCAAAGATAAAACAAAAGAAGAACACAGAAAACCTAAACTTGCCACTGGAGACAGATGCACGAAACCAAGTCGAGTCCGGACTCCacaacgacgcccccaagagggtaaCGACGCAACGCGCCGCCGCCGACGAGACCGCGAGGTctaaggttttcacccggagccaAACCACGGGGCGGATACCCacaacgacgcccccaagagggtaaCGACACCCGCAGGCATCGCCGCCGTTGGCGCCGAGGCGCTGAGTTTTCACCCGGAAGCATCCGCACACCGCACCCGAAACTAAGCCGCCCTAGTCCCCAAGCTAGGCTTCCGAAACATGATCTGGGAGTTGCCAAAGCCGAAGCGCCGCCAACACCAGGATCCCCCATCGTCTGCTCCTCGCCATCCCCATGACCGAAGGGAgagaccaccaccaccgccacgttGCCCGCCGTAGAGCCACCCGCGCAGTCCACCTTCcgaggccgccgccccggcatccccacgagctcgagcccatggCATGATCAGCACACCACAACACGAAACTGGCAGGGTATGACGACACCATAGCATGCAACCGTCAAAGCAAGTGGCATCCTAGGGGAGGGGATCCACCCACCGCCACCAGAGGAGCACGCCGTCCGGACGCAGTAGCATGGCCGAGGAGGCCTAGATTAGGCCCGGCCGCCTGCCAGGCCACGATCAAGCCCCTTAGCCAAGCCGCCGCGCTGCTGCGCCTAGGCTGCCGCCGCCATCCAGCTGCAGCTTCATGCCAGACCTACCCAAGCCACCACCGAGCCGCCATGTGCTAGCCAAATGCCATGGACGGCGCCGCCGCAACCTCACTCCTCGCAAGATAGCCCGGCCGAGACCGCGCACCACCGCAAAGGAGCACCCTCGCCACGACGCCCGGGGACATAGCCGCGCCGTTACTGACGCCACCACGCCGCCGGTCAAGCCGGTCAATTTGTCGGCATCCCCAAACTCACCACCGAACAGCAGCCAAAGCACCGCCTCCACCTTCTCGGACGTAGGAGGAACCTCGCGGTTCGCGCTGCCAAGGGCCGCCGGAACCAGGCCCACCTGGCCCAGATCCGGACCAGCAATGGAGCAGCATGGGGGGGCTCCGCCGGCGTTGGCCAAATCCAGACCCACCTGGTCCAGGACGAGGCCCGTCCGGCCCAGATCGGGGCCCGCCTGGCCCCAATCCGAGCGGCGCCGCCGCCAGCAACTTCCTCCGCCGCTGCCTTCCGTCGCTGTCCTCCGCCGCACGCCGCGTCCGCCCACACCTCCGCCACGAGCCGCCGTCGACCTGCCGGGCCGCCGCCGCTGGACCGAGCTCGGAGAGCCCCTAGGAGCACCGCCGCTGTCCGCTACTGCCCCGCGCAGAGCCGCACCGCGAGCGGGTAAGGGagg
This Lolium perenne isolate Kyuss_39 chromosome 1, Kyuss_2.0, whole genome shotgun sequence DNA region includes the following protein-coding sequences:
- the LOC127321171 gene encoding subtilisin-like protease SBT3.9, which gives rise to MGLRTGFCCAVLLVTLLPLSANGSSKLVLILLSSSRPLCQLYIVYMGDKKHDDPSVVTSSHHDLLTSLHGSKDEALKSIVYSYKHGFSGFAAMLTESQAEALAKFPDVVSVKPNTFHKLHTTRSWDFLGLEYNQPPQQPGLLQKAKYGEDVIIGVIDSGIWPESRSFDDNGYGPVPARWKGKCQTGQDFNTTSCNRKIIGARWYGRGIKVLKSDYKSPRDQSGHGTHVASTIAGVEVQGVSYGGLGTGMARGGAPHARLGIYKVCWLGASCPGAAILAAIDDAIHDGVDILSISIGGAGHEFYFTLHAVQRGISIVFAAGNDGPVPQTLSNSVPWVTTVAASTIDRAFPTLISLGNKEKLVGQSLLYNASVISSDFKDLVDGGSCNAESVASINITGKIILCYAPADAKDTPPREALPEAINLAIKAGANGLIFAQYTINILEILARCDGIMPCVVVDFEIAQRISTYIQVARSPGMKVSPTATVVGNGVLSPRVASFSSRGPSTHFPGILKPDVTAPGVSILAAQRDSYAFDSGTSMACPHVSAVTALLKSVHPQWSPAMIKSAIVTTASVTDRFGMPIQADGVPRKLADPFDFGGGHMNPDKAVDPGLVYDMDAMEYNNLFNCIMASLDDCESYQPALNLPSVAVPNLKNQVTVWRTITNVGPVEATYQADVEAPAGVDVSVEPSVISFTTGGNKSVAFKITFTVKQRVQGGYTFGSLTWSDQSAHSVRIPIAVRTVIEDFVADTS